Proteins encoded within one genomic window of Dromaius novaehollandiae isolate bDroNov1 chromosome 7, bDroNov1.hap1, whole genome shotgun sequence:
- the FZD5 gene encoding frizzled-5, whose translation MGGPGGGAGLPVPALLLLLGLGLPLLLGLPAAGRAGSKAPACQEITVPMCKGIGYNLTYMPNQFNHDTQDEAGLEVHQFWPLVEIQCSPDLRFFLCSMYTPICLPDYAKPLPPCRSVCERAKAGCSPIMQQYGFAWPERMSCDRLPVLGDSEVLCMGYNRTEATTSPPVAGKPTRPAKDAGKNLTPLSGQRPSGPDCGRACKCKAPLVPISKESHPLYNRIRTGQVPNCAIPCYQPYFTQDEKTFATFWIGLWSILCFLSTSTTVATFLIDMERFKYPERPIIFLSACYLFVSVGYIVRLVAGHASVACNPEHHHVHYETTGPALCTVVFLLLYFFGMASSIWWVILSLTWFLAAGMKWGNEAIAGYAQYFHLAAWLIPSAKSIAVLALSSVDGDPVAGVCYVGNQSLENLRGFVLAPLVVYLFTGSLFLLAGFVSLFRIRSVIKQGGTKTDKLEKLMIRIGIFTVLYTVPATIVIACYIYEQHNREAWERAQNCSCPGDPHRPKPDYAIFMLKYFMCLVVGITSGVWIWSGKTLESWRRFSARCCRGRKPAGASVCGEASPALAGRTALPSLAPYHKQVPLSHV comes from the coding sequence CATGTGCAAGGGCATCGGCTACAACCTGACCTACATGCCCAACCAGTTCAACCACGACACGCAGGACGAGGCCGGGCTGGAGGTGCACCAGTTCTGGCCGCTGGTGGAGATCCAGTGCTCGCCGGACCTGCgcttcttcctctgcagcatgtACACCCCCATCTGCCTGCCCGACTACGCCAAGCCGCTGCCGCCCTGCCGCTCCGTCTGCGAGCGGGCCAAGGCCGGCTGCTCGCCCATCATGCAGCAGTACGGCTTCGCCTGGCCCGAGCGCATGAGCTGCGACCGCCTGCCCGTGCTGGGCGACTCGGAGGTGCTGTGCATGGGCTACAACCGCACCGAGGCCACCACCTCACCGCCCGTCGCCGGGAAGCCCACGCGCCCCGCCAAGGACGCGGGTAAAAACCTGACGCCGCTGAGCGGGCAGCGCCCGTCGGGGCCGGACTGCGGCCGGGCGTGCAAGTGCAAGGCGCCCCTGGTGCCCATCTCCAAGGAGTCGCACCCGCTCTACAACCGCATCCGCACGGGGCAGGTGCCCAACTGCGCCATCCCCTGCTACCAGCCCTACTTCACCCAGGACGAGAAGACCTTCGCCACCTTCTGGATCGGCCTCTGGTCCATCCTCTGTTTCCTCTCCACCTCTACCACCGTGGCCACCTTCCTCATCGACATGGAGCGCTTCAAGTACCCCGAGCGCCCCATCATCTTCCTCTCCGCGTGCTACctcttcgtctccgtgggctacatCGTGCGGCTGGTGGCAGGGCATGCCAGCGTGGCCTGCAACCCCGAGCACCACCACGTCCACTACGAGACCACAGGCCCCGCGCTCTGCACCgtggtcttcctcctcctctacttCTTCGGCATGGCCAGCTCCATCTGGTGGGTCATCCTCTCCCTCACCTGGTTCCTGGCTGCCGGCATGAAGTGGGGCAACGAGGCCATCGCCGGCTACGCGCAGTACTTCCACCTGGCCGCCTGGCTCATCCCCAGCGCCAAGTCCATCGCCGTGCTGGCCCTCAGCTCTGTGGACGGCGACCCGGTGGCCGGGGTTTGCTACGTGGGCAACCAGAGCCTGGAGAACCTGCGGGGCTTTGTGCTGGCGCCGTTGGTGGTTTATCTCTTCACCGGCAGCCTCTTCCTGCTGGCCGGCTTCGTCTCGCTGTTTCGCATCCGCAGCGTGATCAAGCAGGGCGGCACCAAGACAGACAAGCTGGAGAAGCTGATGATCCGCATCGGCATCTTCACCGTGCTCTACACCGTGCCGGCCACCATCGTCATCGCCTGCTACATCTACGAGCAGCACAACCGGGAGGCCTGGGAGCGGGCGCAGAACTGCTCCTGCCCGGGCGACCCCCACCGCCCCAAGCCCGACTACGCCATCTTCATGCTCAAGTACTTCATGTGCCTCGTGGTGGGCATCACCTCCGGCGTCTGGATCTGGTCCGGCAAGACCCTGGAGTCCTGGAGGCGCTTCTCGGcccgctgctgccggggcaggaAGCCGGCGGGCGCCTCCGTGTGCGGCGAGGCCAGCCCCGCGCTGGCCGGCAGGACGgcgctgcccagcctggccccctACCACAAGCAGGTCCCGTTGTCCCACGTGTGA